In Lathyrus oleraceus cultivar Zhongwan6 chromosome 2, CAAS_Psat_ZW6_1.0, whole genome shotgun sequence, the DNA window taaaagaaaataaaatactacacatgagtattgaaccctctCCACTTAAGATTAtgaaactaccctctctccactaggccatttATCATTAGTTATTATCCTAATGCTATTTTAGATATGTAAACCAAGATATATTAGACATTAGAATAAAAACTAAGATAAAAATAAAAGTCTGTTGGACTAccaaaaaagaaatgaaaaatcaaacccagccgcctggctgttgggttaTCAATGGGAAATAAGTTGGAAATAGAAAAAACAATTATTACCTAATATCCTAGGAATTCTAAGCAAaacctttaatgtttttaaaaaaaCCTATTCTgtttaaaatgaaataaaaaaagaaaaattagAACAGTAGCAGACTCGTTCTCTCCCTCACTCTCTCCCCAATCTCACCAACTCACTCTCTCAAACAAACGCCTTCTACCTCAGCATCTCTCAAACTCGCTCAAACGAAATCTCCCTCTGCTCTCAAAATCACTCGCACCTATCTCTCATTCTCACCAAAACCCTCTCAATCGCGCTCTCTCTATCTCACCAAAACCCTCTCAATCGCGCTCTCTCTACTCTCGGTATTGCTCTCACGAAATCGCTCTCACCCACAACAACTCATACTGAAACAAAAACAGGAAGCTCACCTTGCTCAGGTAACAATCGACCCTCTTTACTTCGCCTCCCTCAATCGGTTTCCTTTCTGACTTGGGGATTTAGGGTTCTTGGTGGAATCGTTGTCCGCCTCCCTCTTTTTTCGTTTCTCTGATTTCTCTTTTTTTTGGGATTAGGGTTTATAGTCTCTTTTCCGCCTCTCCTTTTCTTATTGATTCACTCTCTCTATTTATGCTCTCAGCTTAGGGTTTCGAATTTGGTCCTTGGATTCAAAAGAGGCGTTCCTGCAAAACACTTTTTTGATGCTCAGAATTTGGTCCATCTCGTTTGATACTTGGATCTGGAACAGGTAACCTGAGCATGTGCCTTCTTCTTTGTTTTTGTCTCTATTCTGTTTTGGGATTTTTCTGGAATTTAACTGCCTTGCTGTTTTACTTTATcctttttactgcagtgaatttctCTTGTCAGAAAACTCAGTTGGTTTGTGAATGAGGACTCAAAAGGTCGATGGTTCTTTGGCTGTAGCAGGTAACCTTAGAGCTAGGATTAAACCAATTGAATTAGATGCAACCTATTGAACTGGTCATAGCCATTACAAGCTTAACATGTACATCCTCTCCTTTGATTAATTCTCATGACTCCACTAATTATTCATGCTCTTTTTCCACTGCAGACTTTGATGTCCACTGAATCCACTTCATGGGACAAATTGTTCATGGCCTGTGATGTGCTCAGTTAGGAAATCCAATGGCTATCACTAAACCATGCCCTGTTACATTGCATTTATGCAGGCTGTGGTTGATGCTCACACTTTGCATGCTTATGTTCCTGCAGGTTTTTTAATTCACTGGCTTTATCGCCTGATACAACGCCAGATGAAGTCGGTAAATTATAAGTTGGATCCCTGCCCAGAAGACCTAAAACAAACCGGAACAGGAGATGACATTATTGCCTGTTCCTTTCCCCTACGCCGAGAGGTCCCAGCTCCAGTTTGTGACTTTCCAATTTGCCCTTTACTTTGCATATGTGCAGATGGATAACTGGGAGCAGTTTGAGCCAGAGTAGTAACAGAGGGCAAAGGAAGCGGTAACTGTGAATTCAAAACAACCCCAGCGCCCAAATTAGTGTTTCCACTATTTGAAGCGGAACCTGAAATGGTAGTTGGATTATGTTCACACTGATTTTGCTGCAGGAAAATCCAATGATCATGGTTTGGCTTCAACCTTCACATGCAGCTAACTAGTTTTTTTTGTGGTTGGGTTTACTTGCAGGTCTTGAGGTTGAATTGTTGTCCTTGGGCTGCTAGTGTTTTTGGACATTGAGGAATTTGTTGGTGAGCCAACCATAACTGGAGGAGATGGAGACTGGGTGGAGCTTGCCGTCTGCACTTGTGTGGACGATTTTGGATTTGCTGCAAAAGAAATTTGAGTGAGGCCTTGCTGGGAACGAGGCTGCTGCTGTGGCGGGTTCATAATGGACGATGATGGTGGAGAAGCCATAGTCTGAGGTGACAGAGAAGTGTTAGTTACCCTTGCAGAATTCTTCCACTGAGGTGACTGTGTAACAACTGTGTTGCTGCTCTGTACTAGACTTTGAGGAAATGCATATACAGCATTACTTGATTTCATTGAGGGGTCATGGAAGAATTCACATGACTTTTAGGATTGCATTTGGCAGGTTGTTGGTTCTATAATGTTGCTGCAGTAACCTTTGTTCATGTTCTTGTTTTGAAGTTTTGGTTTTCAACCTTGCTATACAACATTGGTAGGCACGATTTGTTAGGAATGACCATCATGTTTGTAGCTTTTATATACTATTTTTGTGATAATACAGAGTGGTAGCTAAGATTGGTTTGTGCATTGCAGGGAACCTGTTGCAGAACTCGATTTGTTCACTTAGTTTGACTAGCATGTTAGAACGTTCCTGCAAGGATCTTGACAGAGCTGCATTATCAGCAGCAGACCTGAGGAGTTCCTGTTCAAAGTTTCGTATCCTAGCCTCAAACTCAACCTTAATCTTGTCCAATTGCTTGGTTTTTGCAAGGGTGACTTCCTGTATTTTTAGTTCATGTTCTTCTTTCAGGTTTCTTATCTGTCGCATACACTCCTTAAGAGCACCATCTAACTGCGATGCCTGATCCTCAGCAGTGAGTTTTGAAAGAGTGACAGATTCTAGATGGTTCTTCAACGCCAAAGCTTTTGCTTCTGCCTTTTCCCAGCCTGAGACAGCATCTTCAGCTACTTTAGCATGTTGTTTTACCAAACCTTCCTTGGTATTTATCTCCGTGTTTGCTGCTGATAGTTTGTCATTCAATTCCGTGATCTCATCTTCAAGTGTCTCTACCTTTTCTTCATATGTCTTCACTTGATCTTCCAAACCCGTCAGATGTGAATATGACTCTACAGAGATTTGGACATAGTTCGGCTTTATTGTGTGTTGTGTTACATCTGTGTAAACTACTCCCCAGGCATTTCATTTCCTTAGTATAATATTCAGCCCAGATTCGTGTGTGTTGATGGTGATGGAACAGTTCCAGTAGAGTCAGCTAAGGTTTGTTAACTCTCCTCTTCATATCTTTATGCAATTAGTGGACTTTATTTTAATAATGCTTCATCTTTTGGCCTTGTATGCAGGCTGACGACTTCATTGCGGAGGAAAGGGTTGGAAGTATCCTTTGTGAGCCTCATCTCATCTATTCAGGATTCTCAAGCACTGGCTGAGGGCAGGAGATCCCGATCCCTTTTACAATCCAATGATCAAGACGGTCAAAGCAATAGCGGTGACAAAATGTCCTTGAGCTCAATATCTGTTTCACGAGAAGGAGCCAATAAATCGCATTCCAAGGCTCATGCTACTGTCTTTGTTCACCCTGGCAGCGACGATAAACAACACATTGAACTGAATGCATTATCTGTTTCAGTTGATGCCTCATGAATCATTCTGTTCAAGTGTACGTGAACATGGTGGGAATACTTGATGTATATTTTGATTGTGGCTGACATCTCTGTGTATATATAAGGACATTCATATGATACTGCCACCATATTCCTCAATGTTTTCTATGCTGTATAATATGTGTCAGTTATGATAAAAAATATCATCTCTAACATTCTTATCCAACTTTGTCAAGAGTGGCGTGCTATTCATATTTGTATCAGCCTAtcttttatgttttttttttcattttttcttgtaaatggacaaaCGATTGATGATTGTGGTGAAAATTAGGGCTTTTGGATTTTggattgactttggtcaaagttgaccgaaaagtcaactattgaccaaaaTCAACATTTGCTCAAAAATGTCAAGACTTGTATTTTCTTGTGTAGAATAAAATGTAATGGCttaaaatgacatgaaatggattggaatggtttgaaaaatgatttgaaatttggtTTTACCATCGGTTTATTTATGACTTGAATGCTTGACTTTTTTAAAAAAAAGGACATAACTTGACAGGCAACATATGTTAACAGGGCCATGAAATGATGGTACAAGATTAGGATTTGAAAGGGATATTTATGAATCAAGTGGCATGATTGACAATTGGCTTGTGACACAAGAAGgttggttgtttggatgaccaagaccatatgtGTATTAATaatcacatgaacaacaccatgactttggaccaggaccaatcctcatataaaaccaaagtaaggttaggccaagcatgctaaacaaaaataaaaacataaaaaattcaggaccaaaatcggggtatgacaataatacggttagcgggcccagtcccgtattca includes these proteins:
- the LOC127123145 gene encoding filament-like plant protein 6 produces the protein MHSVQCVVYRRCQVYTDVTQHTIKPNYVQISVESYSHLTGLEDQVKTYEEKVETLEDEITELNDKLSAANTEINTKEGLVKQHAKVAEDAVSGWEKAEAKALALKNHLESVTLSKLTAEDQASQLDGALKECMRQIRNLKEEHELKIQEVTLAKTKQLDKIKVEFEARIRNFEQELLRSAADNAALSRSLQERSNMLVKLSEQIEFCNRFPAMHKPILATTLYYHKNSI